A region from the Pelobates fuscus isolate aPelFus1 chromosome 1, aPelFus1.pri, whole genome shotgun sequence genome encodes:
- the GJB2 gene encoding gap junction beta-2 protein, which produces MDWGSLYEVIGGVNKHSTSIGKIWLSVLFIFRIMILVVAAESVWGDEQSDFTCNTLQPGCKNVCYDHHFPVSHIRLWCLQLIFVATPALLVAMHVAYIKHEEKRKLQRKGNCQEKDLEDIKNRKMRIVGTLWWTYTTSILFRILFEATFMYLFYFLYTGFHMQRLVKCDNWPCPNVVDCFISRPTEKTVFTIFMIIVSGICMVLNVAELCYLIIQAFMRRSRKRAKQLRAIMGTEEEQNKINDKKLAHAE; this is translated from the coding sequence ATGGATTGGGGATCTCTTTATGAAGTGATTGGAGGAGTTAACAAACATTCCACAAGTATTGGCAAGATATGGCTCTCTGTTCTCTTTATATTCCGCATTATGATACTGGTGGTGGCTGCTGAAAGTGTTTGGGGAGATGAACAATCTGATTTCACCTGCAACACCTTACAGCCTGGCTGCAAAAATGTCTGCTATGACCATCACTTCCCAGTCTCTCACATCAGGCTCTGGTGCCTTCAGCTTATTTTCGTTGCCACGCCAGCCCTTTTAGTAGCAATGCATGTGGCTTATATTAAACATGAAGAGAAAAGGAAGCTGCAAAGGAAAGGAAACTGTCAGGAAAAAGACCTGGAAGATATAAAGAATAGAAAAATGAGGATAGTTGGAACCCTGTGGTGGACCTACACCACAAGCATTCTCTTCAGAATCCTTTTTGAAGctacttttatgtatttattctaCTTTTTGTACACTGGATTCCATATGCAGCGTCTTGTGAAGTGTGACAACTGGCCTTGTCCCAATGTGGTTGACTGTTTTATTTCCAGGCCCACCGAAAAGACTGTATTTACTATCTTCATGATCATAGTGTCTGGTATCTGCATGGTTCTGAATGTTGCGGAATTGTGCTATCTGATCATCCAGGCATTTATGAGAAGATCAAGGAAAAGGGCAAAGCAATTGAGAGCCATCATGGGAACTGAagaagagcaaaataaaataaatgacaagAAATTGGCTCACGCAGAATAA